The stretch of DNA TAAATATTGGTTGTTTAAAAAAGCCAAACAAATTGAAacccaaaaattccaaaatttcaGACATTTTAAAgacaaacataaataaaaaccaGCTCATAAGAGTTGAAAACTGGGTCATTACAATacattaataaaacaaaaaatatatcttttctTACCAAAAACCCCAATTTTATTCTTCAAAGAAACCAAACAAGGAATAAGtcataaaaaagaaagagataagtcataaaaaagaaagagagaaagaggAACATGAGAAGacacattattttttatcgCTGAAAACAAAGATGATTgggtttttaatttattctattttcCACTGGTGAATCTTGTTTACATTTAGGATATATATAATGCAAGAAAAACTGAACAATGGTGAAATTCAATGAACAAACTATTGGCAGTGTTGCTTAGGAAGGGGTTCGGAGATATGTCTGTGCTTTAGGACTTGGTCCAACACCTTCATTGTTATGCTAATGAGGTAGTCCAAAGGTTGCAACAAGAAGTGAAAGAATTGAAAGATTTAAAGGAGAAGTATGATTTAGAAATGAATGTGATGAAGAAAAACCAAGACAACttagaattatattttatgaaaaatgttATGTGCAAATTTCTTCCTCCTGACTTGTTTGTGTCTCAAAAGTTTACCGGAGGTCTTTTATGAAAGATTATTACAAATGTTCTTaatgaagttttgaaattttgattctACTAGACAGATATTTTCTAatgttttgattattattaagtaCCTAATGTTAATAgcagatgttagataatattattatatattagtagtaagggtattttagacaattctagacaattctattttcttatatatatactcagtgtaaccctattaacttctgttttggttcattatatgttatgaaaccctagagtggttgtttctcttcttcctcttgctttctcttttctttgttaacagCAGACATGAACAAGCACCGGATGGAACCCATAATTCAACTTCTTATAGTAAAATACTTGAATTGAAATAGCCACAAAATAGTTATCATAGTAGTAACTCCCCTCTCACATATATTCCTTGAAAACaatacacatattaaaaattaactgtTGTCCAATATCTCCTCCTTATTGGTATAACAAGTGAGTCAGACCAGTTGTTAGAGCAGTTGGGGTGGTCAAAGCTGCCTCCAATATGCAGCGATACTACAAaatgaaaacaacataaaatGAACAATTGCTATAAAACACCCATCGTAAATCAGTCTATCAATTCTTCAAACACATAACAGAAAGACAATAATAAAAAGATTTACTACCTCCTTGATGCCAATGGTGACAACCTTCTCCTTCAGATCTTCAAAAGGAGTCTCAAAACGGTTGATTAAACTTACAAGTGAAATTGGAGACAATGGTGCAATGACCAAGTCATCCGTAGCAACGTAGACTCTTGGACCCTTAACATAAACTTCATTATATACATCTGATGAAGCATACATGTAACGCCAATCTTTCTCGTTACTTATTAATCGATCTGTTAAGAAAACCTGATTGGGACCAATACCTTTTGTATCGTAATTTCTTAGttgataataacaataataacccTCAATCTCACCTCTCTGATCTGATAATATATCCTTGCTTAAATCAAAGTATTGCCCGGCCAATTGAGGATCAACAATTCGGTCCTTAGCTTCTTCTGAAACAAAATATTCGTCCTCATCCAAATTTGCTACACTTTTGTACAAAGTATTGATGCTTCCCAATGAACTCCCTCTTAAAAAAGGTACAATTCCTCCCAAAGGAATGGTGAGAAAACTTAATAGCATTTTTGCAAAATCCTGTCCCCCTTGAGCATACAATAACCTGCCGTCTGATTTTCTTATAACAAGCTTCACAGTGATTTCGATATTACTATTGCTATTGTCTTCAACAGGACAAGGATAAGCCCTCCACCAGTTTATGAATCGTTGCTTCTCCCGTAAAAACAAATGTGTAAGTGCTGTTTTTGAAAACAATGAACACTTCAACAGATCCAGTACCTGTAGAAACCAcaaatctttcaaaaataaattgatttttttaatgtacAGCAAACATGATTTTGAATTGCAGTTGCATTTCCATGTCAAGTTTTATATTCTAGTAACATGTAGCCAATGCAGCTGCAATTCAAAATCCAGAATAGCAGCTGCAATTACTGTTGCATACTGCAATACCAAACCATAACAAGAAGTGATAAACAATAAAGATATAGagaccaaaattttaaataaaaaacctttTCTTTAGTGACACTGACAGTCATCTCTTTCACAGAAGTTGCATTTTTTATTCCAAAGTTTTGGAGAAAACCAAAGTTTGTAATATCCATAGAGTTGGGCATCACAGTCAAATCATCAGTAATAATAAAAGTTGCACCGTCTTTAACAAATCCATCGTTGAAATGTTTCAACAAAACTGAACGTGTCATGGGACTCCCACAGTGACAGCAGTTATGTTTATTTATGGAAATGACCAAACGATCTCCATCACAACTAGGAAACTTGGAACAAACGAAGTACTCTGTGGGCTCAGAATCATCAATGTTAAGTTTAACATTTCTGCAATAATGTTGTGATGAGTTGGCTGTTTGCAACAACATTTCTTTGCTCACATGTTTCCCAAAACACCCTTTGTCGAGATCTTCCACGGAATGATAGAGTGTGTTCACACTACCAAATCTAAGTGGACCAATGCTGGATTCCTTCTCCAGAAGTCTAGAAATAGTTCCTAAAGGAAATGTTAAGAAGCTAAATAGAACGTCAACGAAGTCCTTCTCTGCTTCTGCAAAAATGACTTTGTTTGTGACTTTGTTCACTAGAAGTTTTAATGTCACTTCCTCCTCTGTTTGGGTTGTACCAGACAAAGCTGCAGAGAGAAAAcgagagaaagaaaaaacaaattttcaattGGTGAGCTTGGAATTTTTTTGAGAATAAAACTGGAAAGATACTGTTTCTCTATTTGATTGCAATGTAATGTAAGGTTTGAggattcatatatatataagggTCATAATATGATTGCAGACTTACTGTATTCAATTTTATTCAGTTAAATTTTTTAGTGGCTTTTTATTGTCAGTTTTTGAAATTAGTAATTAttggaaaattaaaaaaaaaaaaaaaggtaggTAGGAGTGGAAAGCTTACATATGCATGTATTGGTGGAATTAATTAGTAGCTCTTTATTCACAGGTAATTGATAATTGAACCTTTCTATTTACGAGTAGACCTTTACGATTAAAATTCCCTAGATACTAGATAGACTCTTTTCTTTTGACCAAACTTGAacgactaaaataaaataattttttttgaagcataaaatctaataattgtgtgctttttttatttgtaactaGGAATACTCCTTCCTTTTTAagtgtttgttttcttttagaataacttttttttttaaagatcaaAATAGTACCTCTGTTTCTATGTACTACCCCTCTCCGT from Cicer arietinum cultivar CDC Frontier isolate Library 1 chromosome 3, Cicar.CDCFrontier_v2.0, whole genome shotgun sequence encodes:
- the LOC101500403 gene encoding uncharacterized protein: FSRFLSAALSGTTQTEEEVTLKLLVNKVTNKVIFAEAEKDFVDVLFSFLTFPLGTISRLLEKESSIGPLRFGSVNTLYHSVEDLDKGCFGKHVSKEMLLQTANSSQHYCRNVKLNIDDSEPTEYFVCSKFPSCDGDRLVISINKHNCCHCGSPMTRSVLLKHFNDGFVKDGATFIITDDLTVMPNSMDITNFGFLQNFGIKNATSVKEMTVSVTKEKVFYLKFWSLYLYCLSLLVMVWYCSMQQVLDLLKCSLFSKTALTHLFLREKQRFINWWRAYPCPVEDNSNSNIEITVKLVIRKSDGRLLYAQGGQDFAKMLLSFLTIPLGGIVPFLRGSSLGSINTLYKSVANLDEDEYFVSEEAKDRIVDPQLAGQYFDLSKDILSDQRGEIEGYYCYYQLRNYDTKGIGPNQVFLTDRLISNEKDWRYMYASSDVYNEVYVKGPRVYVATDDLVIAPLSPISLVSLINRFETPFEDLKEKVVTIGIKEYRCILEAALTTPTALTTGLTHLLYQ